The following proteins are co-located in the Hominilimicola fabiformis genome:
- a CDS encoding glycosyltransferase family 39 protein, translated as MKKKIIWLFYLLFAICFTFTAINIILHNTYYKALHLICVTTICLVGLTIIYKNLSKNEKFIEKNYNKILISFGIGMFIIEIVLGIALRYDPLWDVGAIHKGAIEWVETGTFENYYEYFYRFPNNLAAMAFLHLFFKIASIFGIKDYFAVSVVINSIMVSCTTVIVSLICKKIADVKHAVFALVLFGFSVQFYFLGGAVYTDMLSVMFPVLFFYLYLNSKEQSGKRKIITYILMGLTITIGSLNKFTVIIIAIAVGIDLLINRKFKEFTKILVSVVSIMMIFNVTFNLYMYSSHLDRQTANGENTPYNHWVMMGLKGDGVYNPEDYEFTRKYDYDENRNSKINKEIFDRIKKLGFCGIFDLAMTKSTADFGNGTYGAEDFYNCNPQTDTKLHNWILPEGKNYKKYATYATSMHIAILILMLTAAWGFVCSDDEKRKKMFSLYLTIFGVYLFLLCWETNRRYFSNFAPVIFICGTLGIDKFIEVCLRTKEKIKCGLK; from the coding sequence ATGAAGAAAAAAATCATATGGTTATTTTATTTGTTGTTTGCAATATGTTTTACTTTTACTGCAATAAATATAATATTGCATAATACATATTATAAAGCATTGCACTTGATTTGTGTTACAACAATATGCTTAGTCGGGTTGACAATAATATATAAAAACCTTTCCAAAAACGAGAAATTCATTGAGAAAAATTATAATAAGATACTTATCTCATTTGGTATAGGTATGTTTATAATAGAGATTGTATTGGGAATTGCATTAAGGTATGATCCGTTGTGGGATGTTGGCGCGATACATAAAGGTGCTATTGAATGGGTTGAAACAGGGACGTTTGAAAATTATTATGAATATTTCTATAGATTTCCTAACAATCTTGCGGCAATGGCATTTTTGCATTTGTTTTTCAAAATTGCATCAATATTTGGAATTAAAGACTATTTTGCGGTTTCTGTCGTAATAAACAGTATTATGGTAAGCTGTACAACAGTAATAGTATCACTGATTTGCAAGAAAATAGCTGACGTAAAACATGCTGTTTTTGCATTGGTACTGTTTGGATTCAGTGTGCAATTCTATTTTTTGGGCGGTGCTGTGTATACTGATATGCTTTCTGTTATGTTCCCGGTATTATTTTTCTATTTATATCTGAACTCTAAAGAGCAATCGGGAAAAAGAAAAATAATTACATATATATTAATGGGACTGACAATTACAATAGGAAGTTTGAATAAATTCACTGTAATCATAATTGCTATAGCGGTAGGCATTGATTTGCTCATAAACAGAAAATTCAAGGAGTTTACGAAAATTCTTGTCAGCGTAGTGAGTATTATGATGATATTTAATGTAACATTTAATTTATATATGTATTCTTCTCATTTGGACAGACAAACGGCTAATGGTGAAAATACACCGTATAATCATTGGGTCATGATGGGGCTTAAAGGTGATGGTGTATATAATCCTGAGGATTATGAGTTTACAAGGAAATATGATTACGATGAAAACAGAAACAGTAAGATAAATAAAGAGATTTTCGATAGAATAAAAAAATTGGGTTTTTGTGGTATATTTGATTTGGCAATGACAAAATCAACAGCAGATTTCGGAAACGGAACATATGGTGCTGAAGATTTTTATAATTGTAATCCTCAAACCGATACAAAGTTGCATAATTGGATTTTGCCCGAGGGGAAGAATTATAAAAAGTATGCAACATATGCAACATCAATGCATATTGCAATATTAATTTTGATGTTAACTGCTGCATGGGGATTTGTATGCTCTGATGATGAAAAACGTAAAAAGATGTTTTCATTGTATTTGACGATATTTGGAGTATATTTGTTTTTGCTTTGCTGGGAAACAAACCGAAGATATTTTTCAAATTTCGCACCTGTAATATTTATTTGCGGAACTTTGGGTATTGATAAATTTATAGAGGTTTGTTTGAGAACTAAAGAAAAAATTAAATGTGGTTTAAAATAG